GCCCCCTCAACTGATCAATCAGATTGCCGCCGGCGAAGTGGTGGAACGTCCGGCATCGGTGGTCAAGGAGTTGGTGGAGAACAGTCTTGACGCCGGGGCGAGAAAGATCGATATCGAGGTCGACCAGGGGGGTATCAAACGTATCCACATTCGTGACGATGGTGTCGGTATTGAACAGCGGGAGTTGACCATGGCATTGTCTCGACATGCCACCAGCAAGGTCATCCAATTCAAGGATTTGGAGTCATTGCAAAGCATGGGGTTCAGGGGCGAGGCGCTGCCCAGCATCAGTTCGGTCTCCCGACTCAGGCTGATCTCCCGCCATCAGGAAGCGGAGGAGGCTTGGGAGGTGACGGGAGATGGTTCAGATAATGTTACCGAACCCAAGCCGGCGGCACACCCACCAGGCACCAGTGTCGAGGTATGCGATCTCTTCTACAATACCCCGGCAAGGCGTAAGTTTCTGCGCACTGAAAAGACCGAGTTCAACCACATCAGCGCACTGTTCCAACGTTTTGCCCTGATGCATTTCGATGTGGGATTCTCTCTCCACCACAATCGCCGTCAGATCTTTGCCTTGCCGCCCTGCGGTGATCGCCAGGACAGAGAGGGGCGCATCCGGGACTTGCTTGGAGCTGGTTTTATGGATCAGGCGCTTGCCATTGAAGAGCAGGCGGGGGATATGATCCTGAGCGGGTGGGTGGCTAGACCAGGTTTCTCCCGCTCACAGGCGGATATGCAGTACTTTTATGTCAATCGGCGAATGGTCCGGGATAAACTGGTAACACATGCTATTCGACAGAGCTATCAGGATGTACTCTATCACGGCCGTCATCCGGCCTATTTGCTGTTCCTCGGTTTGGACCCCCGCAAGGTGGATGTCAATGTCCATCCGACAAAACATGAAGTACGCTTTCGCGATTCCCGCTCGGTGCACGATTTCATCTATCAGGGCCTGCACCGACTGTTGGCTCAGACCCGACCCCAGCATGGCCAGGAGCCGGTTGTTGAAACGATACCGTCAGTCAATGAGCCAACAGCATCCGGCTACAGCCGACAGCAGGGTATGGATTTGCGTGTGGCGCAGCGTCCTGCCGCCTATCGGGCGGCATTCACGGCTCAACAACCGGCGCATGCACAGGAATATTCAGAGGCGGAGCCTTCCCAGACGGAGCAGATACCGCCTTTGGGGTTTGCTCTGGGACAATTGCATGGTGTCTATATCCTGGCGCAAAACGAAGCCGGCCTGGTGCTGGTTGATATGCATGCGGCTCATGAGCGTATCACCTATGAACGCTTTAAGCTAACTTACCATGGTGACGGCATTACCAGTCAACCGTTGTTGGTGCCCGTGACGGTTGCGGTCAGTGCATCAGAGGCGGATTTGGTTGAGGAATATCAACCATTTTTAGATCGACTCGGCATCGAAGTCAGCCGTTTGGGTAAGAATTCCCTGGCGATCAGGACTATCCCTGCCCTGCTACGGGGTGCTGATGCGGAGAAACTGTTGCGTGATCTGCTCGCTGACCTCGCGGAGTACGGTCACACCGATCGTATGCAGGTCGAGATCGAAAAGGTATTGGCCACTATGGCCTGCCATGGCTCGGTAAGGGCGAATCGACGCCTTGAACTGGATGAGATGAACGCCTTACTGCGCGATATGGAAAGGACGGAACGGGCGGACCAGTGCAATCACGGCAGACCAACCTGGGTACAGATGTCCCTAAGTGAATTGGACCGGCTCTTCCTGCGGGGTCGCTGAAGTGGAGTTGAAGCAGCATCCTCAGTCACTACCACCCGCCATCTTTCTCATGGGGCCCACCGCATCAGGTAAGACCGCGCTGGCTGTGGAATTGGTTGAACGCCTGCCACTGGAGATCATCAGTGTGGATTCAGCGCTAATCTACCGGGGTATGGATATTGGCACAGCCAAGCCCGACCAGGCCACGTTGCGGATCGCGCCGCATCGGCTGATAGATATCAGGGATCCATCGGAGAGCTACTCGGCCGCCGCCTTTCGCGAGGACGCACTGACCGAGATGGCCGAAATAACCCGGGCTGGCAAAGTCCCCCTGTTGGTTGGCGGCACCATGCTCTATTTCAAGGCGCTGGAAGAGGGGCTTTCCGACTTGCCTGAAGCAGATCCAGGGATCAGGTCGCGCCTGGAGCAAGAGTTGGGCCGGCTCGGATTGGAAGCGTTGCATCAGCGCCTTTCATGTCTGGATCCCGCAGCAGGTGGACGTATTCATGCCAACGACCCTCAGCGGATCCTTCGTGCGCTTGAGGTGATTGAAATCAGCGGAAAAACCCTGACTGAACTTCAGCAGGGCAGTGTTGGTCATACATTTCCGTACAGTGTGTTGAAGCTGGTGCGTGCACCTCTGGAGCGAAGCCTGTTACATGCTCGAATAGAGCGGCGTTTCCACGAAATGCTGGCACAGGGTTTCGAGCGGGAGGTCAGGGCCCTGATGCGTCGGGGCGATCTCTCACCCGCAATGCCATCAATGAGGGCCGTCGGGTATCGTCAGATGCTCAGCTACCTGTTGGGCGAGTTATCGCGTGAAGAGATGATAGAAAGGGGCATAATTGCCACTCGTCAGCTTGCGAAACGTCAGTTTACCTGGTTGCGCAGCTGTAGAGGGTGTCACTGGCTGGATGATGAGGGGGATGTGATAAAACAGGCTCTGGGACTGATTTCAAGCCGGTTTAAGTCGTTTTTTATCCCTATCTAGCCTCTTCCCGTTGGTTCGGTTACTATTTTTTACTTAATTGCTATTTATGTTTTGTATGCGTGGACAAAAAAACATTGTGCTAAACTTCCGCCTGTGGCGTCGTTTTTACAGTTGCCAGCTTACATTATGCATTTGATATCACTGCCTATAATAGAAACACAATAAGGAGAAACTCCATGTCTAAAGGGCAAAGTCTACAAGACCCTTTTTTGAATGCACTGAGGAAGGAACGCGTACCAGTGTCGATTTTTCTTGTCAACGGTATCAAACTGCAGGGACAGATTGAATCCTTTGACCAATTTGTGGTGCTTTTAAAAAACAGTGTCAGTCAAATGGTCTACAAACACGCTATTTCGACGGTCGTTCCCGCACGGAATGTGCGTATTCAGCATGCAAACGGCCAGGGCGAAGAGCCAGCACCACCACCCTCCGGTACTGGTAACTTCTAGTTTTTCCAATCGATTCGCTATCGGGCCTGTCCCACTGAAGCCTGTTAACAGGCCCTGGTTTAGCCCGGTAGCATGACCTGATATTTTCCAGTCTGATCTATCCGATCCAATATGTTTGAACGTCCCAAAGCGGGTGAACGCGCTGTACTTGTCCATCTTGACCTGGGTATAACCAGGGACCGGGATGAGATCAACGAGTTTCGTGACTTGGCAATCTCTGCAGGTGCGGAGATCGTCACGCTTATCTATGGGAGTCGGCAGCAACCCGATCCCAAACTATTTATCGGACGTGGTAAGGCGGAAGAGATAAAGCATATTGTTGCCGAGGAGTGTGCCGATCTGGTGATTTTTGATCATACGCTCTCACCCAGCCAGGAGAGGAACCTGGAACGGGAATTCAAGTGTCGAGTCGTCGATCGTACCGGTTTGATTCTGGACATATTCAGTCAGCGGGCCCGATCATTTGAGGGTAAGCTCCAGGTGGAGCTGGCCCAGTTGCAACACCTCTCTACCCGTCTGGTGAGGGGATGGACCCATCTGGAACGGCAGAAAGGCGGTATTGGCCTGCGCGGACCGGGTGAGACGCAATTGGAGAGTGACCGTCGATTGTTGAACCAGCGAATCAATCAGATAAAACGGCGCCTCGAACGGGTGGATTCTCAGCGTGAACAGGGACGACGGGGGCGTGAAAGAGCTGATATCCCTACAGTTTCCCTGGTTGGCTATACCAATGCGGGTAAATCCACGCTTTTCAATAAACTGGTGGGCTCCAACGTATATGCCGCTGACCAGCTGTTCGCCACCCTTGATCCGACATTGAGGAGGCTGGAACTGAAGGGTGAGGGACCGATTGTACTGGCCGACACGGTTGGATTTATCAGCCATTTGCCACACGATCTGGTGGCCGCCTTCAAATCGACCTTGCAGGAGACCACGGATGCCTCTCTGTTACTGCATGTGGTTGATGCCTCCAGCCAGCAGAGGGCGACCTGTATAACGGAAGTCAACGATGTGCTGCGACAGATCGGTGCAGACAAGGTCCACCAGATAGAGATATTTAACAAAACGGATCTACTTGACAATGTTGAACCGAGAGTAGATCGGGACGGGAATGGTCAGATTACACGTATCTGGCTCTCCGCCATTACGGGAGAGGGAGCTGACTTGCTGCATCAGGCACTTGCTGAGTTCTTTAGAAAAAACCATGTACAGCAGCGGTTGCGCTTGAATCCGGGGGATGGTCGCTTGCACGCCCTGCTGTTTGAACGTGGTTCTGTGCTTAATGAGTCGAGTACAGACGAGGGGGGCTGGGAGATGGATATCGATATGCCGGAGCGGGAGTTCCTTAAATTATTGAAGGAAGAACCTGTACTGGAAAATTGCATTATCGGTTAGTGTGGAGTGTCACAGAACCGATCACGATGTACACTCGGTACCTGGGTGCTGATAGAATGGTGCCAGGTTGGAGTGTTATGGATTGAATTTGGCCTTAATCGAACCCATATACAAGTTTCGGTTGCTTGAGCCAAAGCGAATTAAACCAGTAACTATAGTTGGAGTGTTCAATGGCCTGGAATGAACCGGGTGGAAATGGTAAAGATCCTTGGAGCGGTAAAGGTGGCGATCAGGGTCCACCGGACCTCGATGAAGTGGTAAAAAAGCTTCAGGATAAATTCGGTGGAATATTCGGTGGCGGCAAGCCTTCCCGTGGCGGCTCATCGGTTGGTGGTGGATCAGGACCTGGTTCCAAATCGATTGGTGTAATCGTTGCAATCGGGTTGATTGTCTGGCTGGCCAGCGGCATCTACATCGTCGAACCCGCCGAGCGTGGTGTGGTGTTGCGTTTCGGCGCCTATTCCGAGACTACGCAACCCGGACCGCACTGGCATATCCCTTTTCCAGTCGAACGCCGGATCCTGGTCAACGTTGACCAGATCTCTTCATTTCGTCACAAGGCGCAGATGCTGACCCGTGATGAAAACATCGTCGATGTGGAGTTCACCATTCAGTCCCGTATTCAGGACGCGGCCGACTTCCTTTTTCAGGATCGGGATCCGAACAAGACCTTGCGCGATGCAACCGAGACCGCTGTACGCGAAATCATCGGTAAGAGCGATCTCGACTTTATCCTCACCCAGGGACGTGGCGCCATCGCGGATCGAATTATGCAGGGTGCCCAGGGTTTGATAGACGTATACAAGACCGGCCTCATTATCACCAGTGTGAACATGCAACCTGCCAAACCGCCCGAGCAGGTCAAGAGCGCTTTCGATGACGCCATCAAGGCGCGTGAGGATAAGGAGAAGCTGGAGAACCAGGCCGAAGCCTACGCCAATGAGGTTGTACCCAAGGCCCGTGGTGAGGCGGCACGCCGTACGGCGGATGCGAATGCCTACAGAGACCGGGTGATTGCCGAAGCGGAAGGTGATGTGAGCCGTTTTCTGGCGATTCTCAAAGAGTACCGTCGGGAACCCGAAGTCACCCGGGAACGCCTCTATCTGGACGCCATTGAGTCGATGCTGGGGCAGTCGAGCAAAGTGATGCTCGACACTCAGGACGGGAACAGCCTGATGTATCTGCCACTCGATAAACTGATTCAAGGTGATGAGAAGGGAAGAGCGGTGAGGGAGCAACAGTTTTCAACCAAAGAGACCTCACGCAGTCAGAGCGGTAGCGGTCAGATCCGCAATGTCGATCGTACAAGGGGGGTTCGCTGATGAGAGTGCCTAAATTGCTAATCCCTGTGGTCGCGATTGGGGCAATCGTGATCTACACTTCCGCCTTCGTTGTCAATCAGTGGGAGGTGGCGTTGAAGCTGCGTCTGGGTGAAATTGTCGCCACCGACTACAAACCGGGTCTCCACTGGTTGGTGCCGATACTCAATAATGTCCAGACCTTCGATGCCCGAATCCAGACCATGGATGCCCGTCCCGAACGCTTCCTGACCGCGGAGAAGAAGGATGTTATCGTCGACTATTTCGCCAAATGGCGTATCGCCAGCGTGGCACAGTATTACCGCTCTACCGGCGGCAGTCTCGACAAGACAGCCCGCCTGTTGCAGGAGCGTATCAATACCAGTCTGCGTGATGAGTTCGGTAAGCGCACGGTGCAGGAGGTTATCTCCGGCGAACGTACGGAGATCATGGACAAGCTGACTAAGGATTCCGATGCCAAGGCGGCAGAGCTAGGTGTCGAGATCCTCGACGTGAGGGTCAAACAGATCGATCTACCCCCCGAAGTGAGTGAGTCGGTCTATCAACGCATGCGCGCAGAACGTGAACGTGTAGCCAGGGACCTTCGAGCCAAGGGTGCCGAAGCGGCTGAGAAGATCCGCGCCAACGCCGATCGTGAGCGCGTGGTCATCGTGGCCTCCGCCTACCGGGAGGCCGAAAAATTACGTGGTGAGGGAGACGGCAAGGCTGCGGAGACGTATGCCAATGCCTATAAACAGGACAGCGAGTTTTACTCCTTTTATCGGAGCCTGAATGCCTATAAAAACAGCTTCCAGAATCGCTCCGATGTGATGGTTTTACAACCCGACTCCGATTTCTTCCGCTACTTGAAAAACCGCGAAGGTCAATAATAGGCTCAGATGACAAATCAGCTGCCGCCGCTCAGCGGGCGGCAGCTGATTGATATCCCTCCGATACAGTTTGATCATTCAGCTGTTTTTAGCGGTCATTTTCTCTAAATATCGGTTTTATTGACTCTGTCTGCATGGACAACAGCGTCCTGCTCTGAGAGAATGGCCGGCGGTCCTGGCGGACCGCATGCTCTCGACCGGGATGATCCCCGGTTTTTTTATGGGGAATTCATCAATGTGGCATGATTTGCTTGTGGCGCTGGCGCTATTGTTGGTGATCGAAGGCATCTGGCCCTTCCTCAGCCCCAATAGTATGCGGGAAGTCCTGTTGATGATTGTGCAGCAAGACAGCCGCTCACTGAGAATCAGCGGCCTTATCAGTATGGTTTCCGGGGTAATCCTGCTATATCTTGTGAATTGATTGTGGCTAAGATGGAAAACGAACGTTGGATACTGCCAGACGGTATCGATGAAGTGCTTCCTCCTGAAGCGGGTATTATCGAGCGCAAACGCCGTGAGTTGCTCGATCTATATAGCAGTTGGGGCTATGACTTTGTTATTCCGCCGTTTGTGGAGTTTCTCGACTCATTGCTGACCGGCACGGGCAGTGATCTGGATCTGAATACCTTCAAACTGACCGATCAGCTATCCGGCAGGCTGATGGGTATTCGCGCGGATATCACACCCCAGGCCGCGCGCATTGACGCTCATCACATACGCTCTCAAAGCCCAACTCGCCTGTGCTACCTGGGTACGGTGTTGCATACACGCTCCGATGGATTCGCCGGTACCCGCAGTCCGTTACAGATCGGTGCAGAACTGTATGGCCACAGCGGAGTTGAAAGTGACATCGAGGTGTTGCGTCTGATGATGGAGACCCTCAAGACCACCGGTGTTGAGGACGTCTATCTCGATCTTGGCCATGTTGGTGTCTACAAAGGTCTGGCCGAACAGGCCGGTCTCAACGAATATCAGGAACGCGAGCTGTTCGACGCTTTGCAGCGTAAGGCAATGTCCGAGGTCGACAGGCTCCTCGAAGCCTTTTCCATCGCCCCAGAGCATGCCGCCATGCTTGCCTGCTTGGGGGAGCTGAGTGGTGACAGGGCGCTGCAGGAGGCGAGAGATCTGTTGCAGAATGCTTCCGAGGTCGTGAAAGAGGCGCTGGATTACCTGCAGATGATGGCTGATCAGATCGCTGTCTGGCTGCCTGAGGTGCCGGTCCACTTCGATCTTGCTGAGTTGCGTGGATACCACTTCCATACAGGCGTGGTGTTTGCAGCTTTTGTACCCGGCAGCGGAAAAGAGATTGCCCGCGGCGGGCGCTACGATGCCATTGGCAGCGTGTTCGGCAGGTCGAGACCTGCGACCGGTTTTAGCAGTGACCTCAAGACACTGATTCGGGTGGCTCATTTACCGCAACGTACGGCGAGTCGCCCCACCATTTTTGCGCCTGCTTCGGATGATCCCGGACTACAAAAAGAGATCGCACGTTTGCGCTCCGAAGGACATAGGGTTGTCAGTGCGTTGCCTGGTCAACACGGCGATGCCGAAGAGATGGGATGTGAGCAACAGCTGGTATTGACGGATGGTCGGTGGCAGCTGACGGCTGTTTGATTCTGTAATGATTTCTGCAAGAATCGCTGACTTAACTTTAATCTAGATCCGACTCCGATCGGAAATAACAATTTGAGAGTGCCATGGGCAAGAATGTCGTAATAATCGGAACACAATGGGGAGACGAGGGTAAAGGCAAGGTTGTCGACCTTCTGACTGACAAGGCCTCAGCTGTGGTGAGATTTCAAGGTGGTCACAATGCCGGCCATACACTCGTCATCGATGGAGAGCAGACCGTATTGCATCTGATTCCCTCCGGGGTTTTACGCGAGGGCGTGCGTTGCCTGATCGGCAACGGTGTGGTGTTGGCACCTGACGCCCTGCTGGAAGAGATAGATACACTCGAGCAGAACGGGGTGCCTGCATCGAGTCGCATGGGCATTTCAGAATCCTGCCCTCTGATCCTCCCGTATCACATTGCGCTTGATGCAGCACGAGAAAAAGCGCGTGGAAAAAAGGCCATCGGCACCACCGGACGCGGTATCGGACCTGCTTACGAAGACAAGGTATCCCGGCGGGGTATCCGCCTGGGCGAGATATTTGATCAGAAGCACATCAGCGAACGACTGCGGGAGGTGATGGACTATCACAACTTCGCCCTCAAGCATCTGTTCGAATATGGAGAGGTCGACTATCAGCAGGTTCTGGATCAGTTGCTGGAACAGGCACAACGGCTGCAGCCGATGGTGGATGATGTAACCGGCACCCTCCATCAATTGAGGCGCGAGGGCAGGAATGTCATGTTCGAGGGTGCGCAAGGGGCGTTGCTCGATATCGATCACGGCACCTACCCTTACGTCACTTCATCCAATACCACCGCCGGGGGTGCGGCAACCGGTTCCGGTGTCGGCCCCCGCTATATCGACTATGTGTTGGGGATCGTCAAGGCCTATACAACCCGGGTCGGTGCAGGCCCGTTCCCCACGGAACTGTTTGACGAGGATGGCGACCATCTGGGTACCAAGGGTCATGAATTCGGTGCCACTACCGGGCGTAAGCGCCGCTGCGGCTGGTTGGACCTGGTCGCGCTGCGGCGTTCACTGGAGATCAACAGCGTCAGCGGCATGTGCATCACAAAGCTGGACGTCCTCGATGGTATGCAGAAGGTCAAGATCTGTGTCGCATACAAGTTGAACGGCCAGGAGGTCACATCGCCTCCCTCAGGCGCTGACCGTTTTGCGGAGTGTGAACCGGTTTATATCGAAATGCCGGGTTGGCAGGAGTCCACGGTCGGTCTGACCAGCTTCGATCAGCTGCCCCAGGCGGCTAAAGAGTATCTGAAAAAGATTGAGGAACTGTGTGACACGCCCATCGATATCATCTCGACCGGCCCGGACAGAATCGAGACAATTGTGCGGCGCCACCCGTTCGAAAGCTGAGTCTGCTCACCCGATATTCCGGTACGCTTACTCGACGCAAAAGAACCGATTGGATCAGTGTGAACAGGCGCCATGTTTAACGCCGGATAGCGATTAACAAATTGCTATCGGCGTCGCGCCTGCGCATCCTCACTCGCTCTGCCAACTGATCGAATCCACCAGTAGCGAAAATGTGATCTGCATCAACTATTCGACAATTATCAGTCGTGTCTTTGAAAGCCGGTCGTGCCAGGCTAGCTTTTGCGGATCGACCAGAATCCAGATAAATCCAAGCCCGAAAACCAGAACCGAAAAGAGGGCGGCGAGATGGCGTTTGAGGGCATCCGACCAACCGACATCCCCCCCGTCCATACGTATCAGTTTAAGTCGCCAGGCACGCATGCCAAGGGTTTGACCGCCTCGGGCCCAGAAGCCGGTAAAGAATATCAAGGGTATGATTTCAAAGATAAAAAACTGGAAAACAAGAAGCATCGTACCGCTGGGATTGCCGAACGGAAGCGTGACGATAGCTGTCGCTACAAACAATAGGGCGATTAACAGCAAGCTGTCGTAAAGGATGGCGGCCAGACGGCGGATGAGGCCTGGAATGAGGGCTGCTTCGGCTTCCGGGGCGCTATAAGTTGGCATCTGTCTACATACAATTGGGTAGTTAATAAGAGATCACGGAGACCTCAACCTAGGATAAACCCTAACATTCTGAGGCAATACTCCCGATTTGAAAAATCCGCACCAGGGTCCATACTTTTAAGTCCTGCTAATACAGCAATTATTTGGAGCGAAAGCATGGAACACAGACGTGACCATCGCAAGTTGCTATCCTTCGAAATCGTAATCAATGATCGTACTCACGGACAAGTACATGGAAAGGTAAGAAATATCAGCCTGAGTGGTATGCTAGTCGATATCGGTGACAGCTCACACCATCTTAATCCGATCGTTGATGTCTCATTTCCCGTCGAATCCTGCGGCGGTAAAAGCCAGTGCCAGGCTAAAGCATTTATCGTGCATCAGCAGCCCGGCTGTCTGGGATTGATGTTCAGTGAGCTGGATGCCGGTGTCAGGCAGATGTTGCGGAAGATGCTATATGGATATGCCACAGTAGCGGAGAGGGCATATATGCACACCGGCTACAGTGATACATCCCAAGCACTGCCTAACCGGGCCAGTGCCAACTATTGAACTGACCGAACCTCCTGAAAACTATAATACCTCCAGTTAGCTGGAATCCGGATTTGAAAAGACGCATTCTGCGTCTTTTTTTTGTTTTAGATTTTATATAATTCAATGTCGCTATCTCGATTTATCGCAGCGATATCCAACAGGGCCGGTTGGATAAGTTTCAACAGGCCCTGAGTTGAGCGTGCTCGTGATCTAACCGATTGTCAGATGAATTACCCAATAGACTGGAATAGTGACAACAACCAGGGTAAAAAGGGTGCGGTAGCCGTTTTTCCAAGTCTGCGTGTGACAGATTGCTTTATATATCAAACTATTTTTTTTACCGGCTACCCCGACTATCCGCAAAATGAGCACTAATTATTCACAAAAATGGCGGAACAGGCTGGTAAACCTTTCCCTGCCAACACTTTCACTTTTGGCCGGAATCTTTAGTGGATTGGTCGCCTGGTTGCTGTTAGATCCTATCCAGGGTAAACACCTTGAACAGCTCTTTCAAAATGAACTGGTAAGCCGGTTGGATATGCGTGCCGTGGAGACACGCCGCCGTTTCGAAGAGTTTATTAAAGAGTGGCAACTGCAGGGCCATGCGCTTTCCAATCACTGGCAGCTTATTACCTATCTCAACTCCTTTTCATGGCAGGAATCGGCGCAGCGGACCAAATACTACAATGAGTCGCCAAGTTGGTTGGAAATAGGTCACCCCAATGTCAGTTTGATAGAGCCTGGCCAAGTGGTCCTGATGGATATGCGTGGCAAGGCTCGTGAGATCTATCAAAGAAAATTGCTGCCATTCAACATAGACAGAATCTTAGAGTTATATCCAAAGCGTAATGATGCAGTCATCACATTGATCGAGGGTGCCCCCTACCTATTGGTCTGGTCGAACATTGCCTACCAGCAGGAAACAGATCCGGCGGTCATTCTTCTGATCGTCGATGTCGATGAATATTTTCTTGCCGAGTCACAAAAGATGGCACATGGTACGGATACGCTTATCGCATTGATCGATTCCAATGATCAGAGACTTCTGGCAAGCAGTGATCAGGATAAGATACCCCAAGGTTCCTACATACGGGATTGGCGCGACAGCTATCTGTTGACTTCCCAGGCCATCACACAGTATCAATCATTGGATCATGACCTGCTGTTTACCACTATGGTTTCGCGGGATGTAGTACAGCAGAACATCAAAAATATCTCCAAACTTGCTCAATTGGATCGTCTGCTTGCTGCGTTGGTCTATGTGGTTGTGTTCTCCTTCATCATCTTTTTGATATCCGCCAAGATCAATCAGGTTTTAAAGCGCATATCCCGTTACGGGCAACAAGCATTGGGTGTGCAGCAGCCGGTTATAGAAAAGGGTAACGTACTCCTGCAGCTGGAGGATTGGGTAAAGAAGTTTTTTCGTCAGTTGATCACCGCACGCGATACCCTGCACGACAGACAGGAGAAGCGAATTCGGGAAACCGAAGTTCTAAAGAGTGCGCTATTCGATAATTCCATGGTGTCGATTGTGACATTAGACGAGCAGGGCATTGTTGTGGAAGTCAACGGAACAGCGCTGCAGACTTTTGGTTTCTCAAGGAAACTGCTGATGGGCAGGAGGTTGGAGGAGATAGCGATCAAGCCGGATGATCGTAGCCGTTTCCGTGACATGTTGGGGCGATGTATCAAACGCAGTGTCGGACCCAGTTTCTGTC
This sequence is a window from Candidatus Thiodiazotropha sp. LNASS1. Protein-coding genes within it:
- a CDS encoding ATP-binding protein, with protein sequence MSTNYSQKWRNRLVNLSLPTLSLLAGIFSGLVAWLLLDPIQGKHLEQLFQNELVSRLDMRAVETRRRFEEFIKEWQLQGHALSNHWQLITYLNSFSWQESAQRTKYYNESPSWLEIGHPNVSLIEPGQVVLMDMRGKAREIYQRKLLPFNIDRILELYPKRNDAVITLIEGAPYLLVWSNIAYQQETDPAVILLIVDVDEYFLAESQKMAHGTDTLIALIDSNDQRLLASSDQDKIPQGSYIRDWRDSYLLTSQAITQYQSLDHDLLFTTMVSRDVVQQNIKNISKLAQLDRLLAALVYVVVFSFIIFLISAKINQVLKRISRYGQQALGVQQPVIEKGNVLLQLEDWVKKFFRQLITARDTLHDRQEKRIRETEVLKSALFDNSMVSIVTLDEQGIVVEVNGTALQTFGFSRKLLMGRRLEEIAIKPDDRSRFRDMLGRCIKRSVGPSFCRDQPMLAETANGEEKAIECSVIPIHLQNQTLFNVYLRDVSGRRQAEREIASLAKLASENPNPVLRINDKGVIVYANDASEPLLAYWDCERGQTLPLYWRNLVASVLKEGVNKVYEINLEDQIYSLQLAPIRELDYVNIYGRDFTQMRLAEMQSRQHQSELVHVCRLSTMGEMSTGLAHELNQPLSAIINFASGCVRRLQTGSGGEAELLDAMAQITVQAERAGEIIKRLRSLVGKRPQEREAANLNHMVLEVASFIEFEADRQKVEVCVELSDEVLPVMVDLVQIEQVLLNLVRNAIDAMKQVDVSQRRLLLKTERVNNKMVQVLVRDSGPGMSPETLEHLFDAFFSTKKGGMGMGLRISQKIMQDHHGMIEVVSEVDEGTTFHVILPTDPKLELPGF
- a CDS encoding adenylosuccinate synthase; this translates as MGKNVVIIGTQWGDEGKGKVVDLLTDKASAVVRFQGGHNAGHTLVIDGEQTVLHLIPSGVLREGVRCLIGNGVVLAPDALLEEIDTLEQNGVPASSRMGISESCPLILPYHIALDAAREKARGKKAIGTTGRGIGPAYEDKVSRRGIRLGEIFDQKHISERLREVMDYHNFALKHLFEYGEVDYQQVLDQLLEQAQRLQPMVDDVTGTLHQLRREGRNVMFEGAQGALLDIDHGTYPYVTSSNTTAGGAATGSGVGPRYIDYVLGIVKAYTTRVGAGPFPTELFDEDGDHLGTKGHEFGATTGRKRRCGWLDLVALRRSLEINSVSGMCITKLDVLDGMQKVKICVAYKLNGQEVTSPPSGADRFAECEPVYIEMPGWQESTVGLTSFDQLPQAAKEYLKKIEELCDTPIDIISTGPDRIETIVRRHPFES
- a CDS encoding PilZ domain-containing protein; the encoded protein is MEHRRDHRKLLSFEIVINDRTHGQVHGKVRNISLSGMLVDIGDSSHHLNPIVDVSFPVESCGGKSQCQAKAFIVHQQPGCLGLMFSELDAGVRQMLRKMLYGYATVAERAYMHTGYSDTSQALPNRASANY
- a CDS encoding RDD family protein, with protein sequence MPTYSAPEAEAALIPGLIRRLAAILYDSLLLIALLFVATAIVTLPFGNPSGTMLLVFQFFIFEIIPLIFFTGFWARGGQTLGMRAWRLKLIRMDGGDVGWSDALKRHLAALFSVLVFGLGFIWILVDPQKLAWHDRLSKTRLIIVE